One stretch of Serinicoccus hydrothermalis DNA includes these proteins:
- a CDS encoding 2-oxoacid:ferredoxin oxidoreductase subunit beta, with product MSIDLGMPSPGGSAPGSPRNDAVAGTAGVPTLPEGERQTKKDFTSDQEVRWCPGCGDYAVLAAVQGFLPDLGLRRENIVFVSGIGCSSRFPYYLDTYGMHSIHGRAPAIATGLATAREDLSVWVVTGDGDALSIGGNHLIHAMRRNVNLTILLFNNKIYGLTKGQYSPTSDVGAVTKSTPAGSVDHPFNPVSLALGSEATFVARTMDSDRAHLTEVLRAAAAHRGTSLVEIYQNCPIFNDGAFQLLKDRDEATGRVAHLRAGEPVRIGAEGSAEAKVVARDAGGHLRVVPEAAVPDGHTVVVHDPADPDPTPAFALSRLDDPSMQTVPMGIFRQVERTTYDDGVREQVASATAGSVRDEASLDGLLHGRDTWTVDGTRPGEVEQTLEGETTEGPIPAAGETLVEEAEEAFEE from the coding sequence ATGAGCATCGACCTCGGTATGCCCTCGCCCGGGGGCTCCGCCCCCGGGTCCCCCCGGAACGACGCAGTCGCCGGCACCGCCGGTGTGCCCACCCTCCCCGAGGGCGAGCGGCAGACGAAGAAGGACTTCACCTCCGACCAGGAGGTGCGCTGGTGCCCGGGCTGCGGCGACTACGCCGTGCTCGCCGCCGTGCAGGGCTTCCTGCCCGACCTCGGCCTGCGCCGGGAGAACATCGTCTTCGTCTCCGGCATCGGCTGCTCCAGCCGCTTCCCCTACTACCTGGACACCTACGGGATGCACTCCATCCACGGGCGTGCCCCCGCCATCGCGACCGGGCTCGCCACGGCGCGCGAGGACCTGTCGGTCTGGGTCGTCACCGGTGACGGCGACGCGCTGTCGATCGGTGGCAACCACCTCATCCACGCGATGCGGCGCAACGTCAACCTCACGATCCTGCTCTTCAACAACAAGATCTACGGGCTGACCAAGGGGCAGTACTCCCCCACCTCCGACGTCGGCGCCGTGACCAAGTCGACGCCCGCCGGGTCGGTGGACCACCCCTTCAACCCGGTCTCGCTCGCCCTCGGCTCGGAGGCGACCTTCGTCGCCCGCACGATGGACTCCGACCGGGCGCACCTCACCGAGGTGCTCCGGGCGGCGGCCGCGCACCGCGGCACCTCGCTCGTGGAGATCTACCAGAACTGCCCGATCTTCAACGACGGCGCCTTCCAGCTGCTCAAGGACCGCGACGAGGCCACCGGCCGGGTGGCCCACCTCCGCGCCGGGGAGCCGGTGCGGATCGGGGCCGAGGGCAGCGCCGAGGCCAAGGTCGTCGCGCGGGACGCGGGCGGCCACCTGCGGGTCGTGCCCGAGGCCGCGGTGCCGGACGGGCATACCGTCGTCGTGCACGACCCCGCCGACCCGGACCCGACCCCCGCCTTCGCCCTCTCCCGGCTGGACGACCCCAGCATGCAGACGGTGCCGATGGGGATCTTCCGGCAGGTCGAGCGGACGACCTACGACGACGGGGTGCGCGAGCAGGTCGCGAGCGCCACGGCGGGCAGCGTGCGGGACGAGGCCTCGCTCGACGGCCTGCTCCACGGCCGCGACACCTGGACCGTCGACGGCACCCGGCCCGGTGAGGTGGAGCAGACGCTCGAGGGCGAGACGACCGAGGGCCCCATCCCCGCGGCCGGCGAGACGCTGGTCGAGGAGGCCGAGGAGGCCTTCGAGGAGTGA
- a CDS encoding 2-oxoacid:acceptor oxidoreductase subunit alpha — translation MSSTPFHQLERVVIRFAGDSGDGMQLTGDRFTSDTASLGNDLSTLPNFPAEIRAPQGTLPGVSSFQVHFADHDIATPGDAPDVLVAMNPAALKANLPDLPRGATVIANSDEFTKRNLAKVGYAASPLADDSLADAGYHVHALPLTSMTVEALAEIEGLTRKEKERAKNMLALGLLSWLYSRDTESTEAFLRAKFSGAPEILDANLTALRTGHAYGETTEDFAVRYQVAPAPMTPGTYRTITGNQALALGLVASAYRTGLPLVLGSYPITPASDVLHQLSALKAHGVTTLQAEDEIGAVGMALGASFGGSLGVTTTSGPGLALKSETIGLAVATELPLLVIDIQRGGPSTGLPTKTEQADLLQALHGRNGESPVAVVAASSPTDCFDAALEATRIATTYRTPVILLSDGYLGNGSEPWQIPAAAELPDLTVRHTTEPNATDESGEPVFHPYLRDPETLARPWAVPGTPGLEHRIGGIEKADVTGNISYDPANHDHMVRLRQRKIDAVADSIPPLEVDDPSGEARVLVLGWGSTYGPIAAATRLVRATGAKIARAHLRHLNPFPADLGDVLRRYDRVVLPEMNLGQLALLLRGRYLVDVRSHTAVRGLPFTAGELAQVIHENLMEIQGQEARA, via the coding sequence ATGTCTTCTACTCCATTCCACCAGCTCGAGCGCGTCGTGATCCGTTTCGCCGGTGACTCCGGTGACGGCATGCAGCTCACCGGCGACCGCTTCACCTCCGACACCGCGTCGCTCGGCAACGACCTGTCGACCCTGCCCAACTTCCCGGCCGAGATCCGCGCGCCGCAGGGCACCCTGCCGGGCGTCAGCTCCTTCCAGGTGCACTTCGCCGACCACGACATCGCCACCCCCGGCGACGCCCCGGACGTCCTGGTCGCCATGAACCCCGCCGCGCTCAAGGCCAACCTCCCCGACCTCCCGCGGGGGGCCACGGTCATCGCGAACTCCGACGAGTTCACCAAGCGCAACCTGGCCAAGGTCGGGTATGCCGCGAGCCCCCTCGCCGACGACTCGCTCGCCGACGCGGGCTACCACGTGCACGCGCTGCCGCTCACGTCCATGACGGTCGAGGCGCTCGCCGAGATCGAGGGCCTCACCCGCAAGGAGAAGGAGCGGGCCAAGAACATGCTGGCCCTGGGCCTGCTGTCCTGGCTCTACTCCCGCGACACCGAGTCCACCGAGGCCTTCCTGCGCGCGAAGTTCTCCGGCGCCCCGGAGATCCTCGACGCCAACCTCACCGCGCTGCGCACCGGCCACGCCTACGGCGAGACCACCGAGGACTTCGCCGTGCGCTACCAGGTGGCGCCGGCGCCGATGACCCCCGGCACCTACCGGACCATCACCGGCAACCAGGCGCTCGCCCTGGGCCTGGTGGCCTCGGCCTACCGCACCGGGCTGCCGCTGGTGCTCGGGTCCTACCCGATCACCCCCGCCTCCGACGTCCTGCACCAGCTGTCCGCGCTCAAGGCGCACGGGGTGACGACGCTGCAGGCCGAGGACGAGATCGGCGCGGTCGGGATGGCGCTCGGTGCCAGCTTCGGCGGGTCGCTGGGCGTCACGACGACCTCCGGACCCGGGCTGGCGCTCAAGAGCGAGACGATCGGGCTGGCCGTCGCCACCGAGCTGCCGCTGCTGGTCATCGACATCCAGCGCGGCGGCCCCTCGACCGGGCTGCCGACCAAGACCGAGCAGGCCGACCTGCTGCAGGCGCTCCACGGGCGCAACGGCGAGTCCCCGGTCGCGGTCGTCGCGGCGTCCTCCCCCACCGACTGCTTCGACGCGGCGCTGGAGGCGACCCGGATCGCCACGACCTATCGCACGCCGGTGATCCTGCTCTCCGACGGCTACCTCGGCAACGGGTCCGAGCCCTGGCAGATCCCCGCGGCGGCCGAGCTGCCCGACCTGACGGTGCGGCATACCACCGAGCCCAACGCGACCGACGAGTCCGGCGAGCCGGTCTTCCACCCCTACCTGCGCGACCCCGAGACCCTCGCCCGGCCGTGGGCGGTGCCGGGCACCCCGGGGCTGGAGCACCGGATCGGCGGCATCGAGAAGGCCGACGTCACCGGCAACATCTCCTACGACCCGGCCAACCACGACCACATGGTCCGGCTGCGCCAGCGCAAGATCGACGCCGTCGCCGACTCGATCCCGCCGCTGGAGGTCGACGACCCGAGCGGCGAGGCCCGGGTGCTGGTGCTGGGGTGGGGCTCCACCTACGGCCCCATCGCGGCGGCCACCCGGCTGGTGCGGGCCACCGGCGCGAAGATCGCCCGCGCGCACCTGCGCCACCTCAACCCCTTCCCGGCCGACCTCGGCGACGTGCTGCGGCGCTACGACCGGGTCGTGCTGCCGGAGATGAACCTCGGCCAGCTCGCGCTGCTCCTGCGCGGGCGCTACCTCGTCGACGTGCGCAGCCACACCGCGGTGCGGGGGCTGCCCTTCACCGCCGGGGAGCTCGCGCAGGTGATCCACGAGAACCTCATGGAGATCCAGGGACAGGAGGCCCGCGCATGA
- a CDS encoding TraR/DksA family transcriptional regulator translates to MHEQARAQLEAKETELVAQMDQLAAPVQDQGSISFGKRVGDGTAMAVDRLTAVTAHDNLQALLGQVRAALRALDDGSYGRCSFCGEAIPEDRLEARPWATTCVRHG, encoded by the coding sequence ATGCACGAGCAGGCGCGGGCGCAGCTGGAGGCCAAGGAGACCGAGCTGGTCGCCCAGATGGACCAGCTGGCCGCCCCGGTGCAGGACCAGGGCAGCATCTCCTTCGGCAAGCGGGTCGGCGACGGCACCGCCATGGCCGTAGACCGGCTGACCGCGGTCACCGCGCACGACAACCTGCAGGCGCTGCTGGGCCAGGTCCGGGCCGCGCTGCGCGCGCTCGACGACGGCAGCTACGGACGGTGCAGCTTCTGCGGCGAGGCGATCCCGGAGGACCGCCTGGAGGCCCGACCCTGGGCCACCACCTGCGTCCGGCACGGCTGA
- a CDS encoding lipid II:glycine glycyltransferase FemX: protein MTVTLDPADDRASFSAAVAEMPISSPLQGWGYGEARKELGQEPLRYFIRRGGEVVGAVQLLRKRLVPGVSTLYAPRGPALTDLDLLPEVAQAIRGVARRTDHYLTIEPPHPIFAGHSASQDDLEEEQSRIPARHGPFRRARTEQPEHTILIDTTPDLDTLFAGLHKMARRNVRTAERMGVEAGRDESFEDFWEIFTATNERSSLGAFPRAYYEALRREADQDGGEAYLVLSRHEGRALAGGFYIALGDTTCYLYGGSVRDDRPPQEGEKRKDAKAPDAFYWASIKDAHEHGYSTLDLWGIPRLLDESKHSFGVYKMKLKFGADRYWFPAYDLSLSPLSPALRRALRLRRSYLNYRSFGTTDDVL, encoded by the coding sequence ATGACGGTGACCCTCGATCCCGCCGACGACCGCGCCTCCTTCTCGGCCGCCGTGGCCGAGATGCCGATCAGCAGCCCGCTCCAGGGGTGGGGCTACGGCGAGGCACGCAAGGAGCTCGGCCAGGAGCCCCTGCGCTATTTCATCCGCCGTGGCGGTGAGGTGGTCGGCGCGGTGCAGCTGCTGCGCAAGCGCCTCGTGCCCGGCGTCAGCACCCTGTATGCCCCGCGCGGCCCGGCCCTGACCGACCTGGACCTCCTCCCGGAGGTCGCCCAGGCGATCCGCGGCGTGGCCCGCCGCACCGACCACTACCTCACCATCGAGCCGCCGCACCCGATCTTCGCCGGCCACAGCGCCAGCCAGGACGACCTCGAGGAGGAGCAGTCCCGCATCCCGGCGCGCCACGGGCCCTTCCGCCGGGCCAGGACCGAGCAGCCCGAGCACACCATCCTCATCGACACCACGCCCGACCTGGACACCCTCTTCGCCGGGCTGCACAAGATGGCGCGGCGCAACGTCCGCACCGCGGAGCGGATGGGGGTCGAGGCCGGGCGGGACGAGAGCTTCGAGGACTTCTGGGAGATCTTCACCGCCACCAACGAGCGGTCCAGCCTGGGTGCCTTCCCCCGCGCCTACTACGAGGCGCTGCGCCGGGAGGCCGACCAGGACGGCGGCGAGGCATACCTCGTCCTGTCCCGGCACGAGGGACGGGCGCTCGCGGGCGGCTTCTACATCGCGCTGGGCGACACCACCTGCTACCTCTACGGCGGGTCGGTGCGCGACGACCGGCCGCCGCAGGAGGGTGAGAAGCGCAAGGACGCCAAGGCCCCGGACGCGTTCTACTGGGCCTCGATCAAGGACGCGCACGAGCACGGCTACTCGACGCTGGACCTGTGGGGCATCCCCCGCCTGCTCGACGAGAGCAAGCACTCCTTCGGCGTCTACAAGATGAAGCTCAAGTTCGGCGCCGACCGCTACTGGTTCCCGGCCTACGACCTGTCGCTCAGCCCGCTCAGCCCGGCACTGCGGCGCGCGCTGCGGCTGCGTCGCTCCTACCTCAACTATCGCAGCTTCGGCACCACCGACGACGTGCTCTGA
- a CDS encoding SDR family NAD(P)-dependent oxidoreductase, which translates to MSEQAVEKAGDVLGWEHLRAPDLRGRTVVVTGASDGIGREAALHLARWGARLVLPVRNRDKGEAVRARLARETTAPGPDPVRLVDLDLADLASVRRAVTEIAGLVEGEQVDLVNVAGVVSPRRQESVDGFELLLGVNALAPMLLVESLLPAVGGRVVLVTSHAHTSGRIDLEDPHFRTTRWSLPRAYSRSKLTAMLWGLDLASRMPTGTELQLVHPGWVVTNLQNASGNAVVDRAVTAASRPLAMTAGEGAAAVLLALTQPLPPGSYVGPDGWQHLRGRPTLIPRSERACDHDLARRVVDWMRGEVGLDGG; encoded by the coding sequence ATGTCGGAGCAAGCGGTGGAGAAGGCGGGCGACGTGCTCGGGTGGGAGCACCTGCGCGCACCGGACCTGCGCGGTCGCACCGTCGTGGTGACCGGGGCGAGCGACGGGATCGGGCGGGAGGCGGCGCTGCACCTGGCCCGGTGGGGCGCCCGGCTCGTCCTGCCGGTGCGCAACCGGGACAAGGGGGAGGCGGTGCGCGCCCGGCTCGCCCGGGAGACGACGGCACCCGGGCCGGACCCGGTCCGGCTGGTCGACCTCGACCTCGCCGACCTGGCCTCGGTGCGCCGGGCGGTGACCGAGATCGCGGGTCTGGTCGAGGGGGAGCAGGTCGACCTGGTCAACGTGGCCGGCGTCGTGTCGCCGCGCCGGCAGGAGAGCGTCGACGGCTTCGAGCTGCTGCTCGGCGTCAACGCGCTGGCGCCGATGCTGCTCGTCGAGTCGCTGCTGCCCGCAGTTGGCGGCAGGGTGGTGCTCGTCACCTCGCACGCGCACACGTCCGGCCGGATCGACCTGGAGGACCCGCACTTCCGGACGACGCGGTGGAGCCTGCCCCGGGCATACTCCCGGTCCAAGCTCACCGCGATGCTGTGGGGTCTCGACCTCGCCTCCCGTATGCCGACCGGCACCGAGCTGCAGCTCGTCCACCCCGGGTGGGTGGTCACCAACCTGCAGAACGCGAGCGGCAACGCGGTGGTCGACCGTGCGGTCACGGCCGCCAGCCGGCCGCTGGCGATGACGGCGGGCGAGGGCGCCGCGGCGGTGCTCCTCGCGCTCACCCAGCCGCTGCCGCCGGGCTCCTACGTCGGACCGGACGGGTGGCAGCACCTGCGCGGACGGCCCACCCTCATCCCCCGGTCGGAGCGGGCCTGCGACCACGACCTGGCCCGGCGCGTCGTGGACTGGATGCGCGGTGAGGTCGGCCTCGACGGGGGCTGA
- a CDS encoding low molecular weight protein-tyrosine-phosphatase translates to MHIITVCLGNICRSPAAEAVLHARLEEAGLDDVTVSSAGTADYHVGDRPHSQSQAEGESRGYAFTSRGAQLVAGDLEAADLVVVMDSSNEEDVLALAPTPEDEAKVVRLGAFASDATEGGDVADVPDPWGQSREAFVAMYDQVEDAVAGLVAAISEDRVDEVLAAYRAAR, encoded by the coding sequence ATGCACATCATCACCGTCTGCCTGGGCAACATCTGCCGCTCCCCCGCCGCCGAGGCCGTCCTCCACGCCCGGCTCGAGGAGGCCGGCCTCGACGACGTCACGGTCAGCTCGGCGGGCACCGCGGACTACCACGTCGGCGACCGGCCGCACTCGCAGTCCCAGGCCGAGGGCGAGAGCCGGGGGTATGCCTTCACCAGCCGGGGCGCGCAGCTCGTCGCCGGCGACCTCGAGGCCGCGGACCTGGTGGTGGTCATGGACTCCTCCAACGAGGAGGACGTCCTCGCGCTGGCCCCGACCCCCGAGGACGAGGCGAAGGTCGTGCGGCTCGGCGCCTTCGCGTCCGACGCGACCGAGGGCGGCGACGTCGCCGACGTGCCGGACCCCTGGGGCCAGTCGCGCGAGGCCTTCGTCGCGATGTACGACCAGGTCGAGGACGCCGTGGCCGGGCTGGTGGCAGCGATCAGCGAGGACCGCGTCGACGAGGTGCTCGCCGCCTACCGGGCCGCGCGCTGA
- a CDS encoding fructosamine kinase family protein, giving the protein MPVSEVFTKTRAGAPPLFFDREALGLRTLAEAGARVPAVREVGEEGITLDRVSSGGQRTAASEEAFGRELAALHRTTGERYGAIDGEPTAYLGDCPVDLTPCETFAESWLDRRVLPLTRRCVERGQLDASSLADAERLTPEHLGPLEPPTLVHGDLWAGNRLVDPRGRSWLIDPCAHYAHREVDLAMMQLFGGFSGRVFAAYAEDFPLADGWESRVPAYQSVPLLVHVLLFGGGYAVQAAEALRSATC; this is encoded by the coding sequence ATGCCCGTGAGCGAGGTCTTCACCAAGACGCGGGCCGGCGCGCCGCCGCTGTTCTTCGACCGTGAGGCGCTGGGGCTGCGGACGCTCGCGGAGGCCGGGGCCCGGGTGCCCGCCGTGCGCGAGGTCGGCGAGGAGGGCATCACCCTGGACCGGGTGAGCAGCGGCGGGCAGCGCACCGCCGCCTCGGAGGAGGCCTTCGGGCGCGAGCTGGCCGCGCTGCACCGGACCACGGGGGAGCGCTACGGCGCGATCGACGGCGAGCCGACGGCATACCTCGGCGACTGCCCGGTCGACCTCACGCCGTGCGAGACCTTCGCCGAGTCCTGGCTCGACCGCCGCGTGCTCCCGCTCACCCGGCGCTGCGTCGAGCGCGGCCAGCTCGACGCCAGCAGCCTGGCGGACGCCGAGCGGCTCACGCCCGAGCACCTCGGCCCGCTCGAGCCGCCGACCCTCGTGCACGGGGACCTCTGGGCGGGCAACCGGCTGGTCGACCCGCGCGGCCGCAGCTGGCTCATCGACCCGTGCGCGCACTACGCCCACCGGGAGGTCGACCTCGCGATGATGCAGCTCTTCGGCGGCTTCAGCGGACGGGTCTTCGCGGCCTACGCCGAGGACTTCCCGCTGGCCGACGGCTGGGAGAGCCGCGTCCCCGCCTACCAGTCCGTCCCGCTGCTCGTGCACGTCCTCCTCTTCGGCGGGGGGTATGCCGTCCAGGCCGCCGAGGCGCTGCGGAGCGCGACGTGCTGA
- a CDS encoding serine hydrolase — protein sequence MRRLVGGALAGALVLAGCTQEYDDDMAMTTTPPLVLETSAPEEAAATSAPTTDAQPAEPVDPATAIPEEELLEQTEWVLGLLEEDATGPAAEESARRFAPTFLEEVSVIQLGTIFAGLRGSAPYTVTSAAQSEGVGRTATLTLHAADQPLVMTLSLDENDQIASLLFQPDTSGEAPQISSWPDLDEALTELGGQSQVVVGDVRDGTCEVTYTTRGLDPGEAFPSGSVVKLLVLAAVADAAQEGDLAWEDELTITPDVTSLPSGVLQDREDGSTVTVREAAELMISISDNTATDLLIEAVGQGALRESVTTAGLDTTRIMPVPTTRQIFQLGWQVDSEVRDRWAEAAVPESREAILADLPEELDVPAAAVTVPVWESGVDWFLTGAEICSLHARLQQQATSGAGEPVREILATNPGLTPPDGVTYQAFKGGSVPGVLALSFYLETSRETEETDGDPDASPPGGVVLVVQTRSEEAIDQMRAVTIIEAGLQHLAQGPG from the coding sequence ATGCGCAGGCTGGTCGGTGGTGCGCTCGCCGGCGCGCTCGTGCTCGCCGGATGCACGCAGGAGTACGACGACGACATGGCGATGACGACGACCCCACCGCTGGTCCTGGAGACCTCCGCGCCGGAGGAGGCCGCCGCCACCTCGGCGCCCACGACCGACGCGCAACCCGCGGAGCCGGTCGACCCGGCCACCGCGATCCCCGAAGAGGAGCTGCTGGAGCAGACCGAGTGGGTCCTGGGCCTGCTGGAGGAGGACGCCACCGGACCGGCGGCGGAGGAGTCGGCCCGGCGCTTCGCCCCGACCTTCCTCGAGGAGGTCTCGGTCATCCAGCTCGGCACGATCTTCGCCGGGCTGCGCGGCTCGGCGCCCTACACCGTGACCTCGGCCGCGCAGAGCGAGGGCGTGGGCCGCACGGCCACCCTCACGCTGCACGCCGCGGACCAGCCCCTGGTCATGACGCTGAGCCTGGACGAGAACGACCAGATCGCCAGCCTGCTCTTCCAGCCGGACACCTCGGGGGAGGCGCCGCAGATCTCGTCCTGGCCCGATCTCGACGAGGCGCTCACCGAGCTCGGCGGCCAGAGCCAGGTCGTCGTGGGCGACGTCAGGGACGGCACCTGCGAGGTCACCTACACGACCCGGGGCCTCGACCCGGGCGAGGCCTTTCCCAGCGGCTCGGTCGTCAAGCTGCTCGTGCTCGCGGCGGTCGCCGACGCGGCGCAGGAGGGGGACCTGGCCTGGGAGGACGAGCTGACGATCACCCCGGACGTCACGAGCCTGCCCTCGGGCGTCCTGCAGGACCGCGAGGACGGCTCCACCGTCACCGTGCGTGAGGCGGCCGAGCTCATGATCTCGATCAGCGACAACACCGCCACCGACCTGCTCATCGAGGCCGTCGGCCAGGGTGCCCTGCGGGAGAGCGTCACCACCGCGGGCCTGGACACGACGCGCATCATGCCGGTGCCGACGACGCGGCAGATCTTCCAGCTCGGGTGGCAGGTGGACAGCGAGGTGCGCGACCGGTGGGCCGAGGCGGCGGTCCCCGAGAGCCGGGAGGCGATCCTGGCCGACCTGCCCGAGGAGCTCGACGTGCCGGCGGCCGCGGTGACCGTCCCCGTGTGGGAGAGCGGCGTGGACTGGTTCCTCACCGGCGCCGAGATCTGCTCGCTGCACGCCCGGCTCCAGCAGCAGGCCACGTCCGGGGCGGGTGAGCCGGTCCGGGAGATCCTCGCGACGAACCCCGGGCTCACCCCGCCGGACGGGGTGACCTACCAGGCCTTCAAGGGCGGCTCGGTCCCCGGCGTGCTCGCCCTGTCGTTCTACCTGGAGACCTCCCGGGAGACCGAGGAGACCGACGGTGACCCGGACGCCTCCCCGCCCGGCGGCGTGGTGCTCGTCGTGCAGACCCGCAGCGAGGAGGCCATCGACCAGATGCGGGCCGTGACCATCATCGAGGCCGGCCTCCAGCACCTGGCGCAGGGCCCCGGCTAG
- a CDS encoding NADH-quinone oxidoreductase subunit A, producing MSDYLVVALVTLLGVALVATAFGARRALAPSDPTPEKVTTYESGVDPVGDGWQQGSVRYLVYALLYVGFAVDAVYLFPWALVIRTHLGVASLVEMAVFVGVLVIALLHVWRRGLLRWW from the coding sequence ATGTCCGACTACCTCGTCGTCGCGCTGGTCACGCTCCTGGGCGTGGCCCTGGTCGCGACCGCCTTCGGTGCCCGCCGCGCGCTCGCGCCGAGCGACCCGACGCCCGAGAAGGTCACGACCTACGAGTCCGGCGTGGACCCCGTGGGCGACGGCTGGCAGCAGGGCAGCGTGCGCTACCTCGTGTATGCCCTGCTCTACGTCGGCTTCGCCGTCGACGCGGTCTACCTCTTCCCCTGGGCCCTGGTCATCCGGACCCACCTCGGCGTCGCGAGCCTGGTGGAGATGGCCGTCTTCGTCGGCGTCCTCGTCATCGCGCTGCTGCACGTGTGGCGGCGCGGGCTGCTGCGGTGGTGGTGA
- a CDS encoding NuoB/complex I 20 kDa subunit family protein: MNAPTRPGTGHTASLPTPRVGAPVEKAPRAVQVVLNWGRRYSLWVFNFGLACCAIEFISASMARHDFIRLGVIPFAPGPRQSDLMVVSGTVTDKMAPVIRRLYDQMPEPKYVISFGACSNSGGPYWDSYSVTKGVDQLIPVDVYVPGCPPRPEALLHGIVTLQDQIAAETPGRARARSGSRYADRPVSGAEVTRGLVAPPTEPAGDEAQPPS, encoded by the coding sequence GTGAACGCGCCGACCAGGCCCGGCACCGGGCATACCGCCAGCCTCCCGACGCCGCGGGTCGGGGCGCCGGTCGAGAAGGCGCCGCGTGCGGTGCAGGTCGTCCTCAACTGGGGGCGGAGGTACTCCCTCTGGGTCTTCAACTTCGGGCTGGCCTGCTGCGCGATCGAGTTCATCAGCGCCTCGATGGCGCGCCACGACTTCATCCGGCTCGGCGTCATCCCGTTCGCGCCGGGCCCGCGCCAGTCCGACCTCATGGTCGTGTCCGGGACCGTGACCGACAAGATGGCGCCGGTCATCCGCCGGCTCTACGACCAGATGCCCGAGCCGAAGTACGTCATCTCCTTCGGCGCCTGCTCCAACTCCGGCGGCCCCTACTGGGACAGCTACTCGGTGACCAAGGGCGTCGACCAGCTCATCCCCGTCGACGTCTACGTCCCCGGCTGCCCGCCCCGCCCCGAGGCGCTGCTGCACGGCATCGTCACCCTGCAGGACCAGATCGCGGCCGAGACCCCGGGCCGGGCGCGTGCCCGGTCCGGGTCCCGGTATGCCGACCGCCCGGTCAGCGGTGCCGAGGTCACCCGCGGTCTGGTCGCGCCGCCGACCGAGCCCGCGGGCGACGAGGCTCAGCCCCCGTCGTAG
- a CDS encoding OmpA family protein, whose translation MACLGATGTPVAAASEAPVPADYEAPRSTVEVYSAWDAPLTSTTFFYTDPEDVEPEVLEETVGAEQDGEDTVATLSDRFLFDFGSADLRPTAEQSLDTLAALLQDTEGPITVTGHTDSLGTEEVNGPLSQDRAQAVADYLAGAGVEASRMETEGLGSTDPVADNTHPDGSDDPEGRQQNRRVEVRYDGG comes from the coding sequence GTGGCCTGCCTCGGCGCGACCGGTACGCCCGTGGCCGCCGCGAGCGAGGCACCCGTCCCCGCGGACTACGAGGCTCCGCGGTCCACGGTCGAGGTCTACTCCGCCTGGGACGCACCGCTGACCTCCACGACCTTCTTCTACACCGACCCCGAGGACGTCGAGCCGGAGGTGCTGGAGGAGACCGTCGGCGCCGAGCAGGACGGGGAGGACACGGTGGCCACGCTCTCGGACCGCTTCCTCTTCGACTTCGGCTCCGCCGACCTGAGGCCGACGGCCGAGCAGAGCCTGGACACGCTCGCGGCCCTGCTGCAGGACACCGAGGGCCCGATCACCGTCACCGGCCACACCGACTCCCTCGGCACCGAGGAGGTCAACGGCCCGCTCTCGCAGGACCGCGCCCAGGCGGTGGCCGACTACCTGGCGGGTGCCGGGGTCGAGGCCTCGCGGATGGAGACCGAGGGGCTGGGCTCCACCGACCCGGTCGCGGACAACACGCACCCGGACGGCAGCGACGACCCGGAGGGGCGTCAGCAGAACCGGCGGGTCGAGGTGCGCTACGACGGGGGCTGA